A portion of the Bacteroides faecium genome contains these proteins:
- a CDS encoding S46 family peptidase, with the protein MKFRLTAIVLLSICLSKAFADEGMWLLGNLNKNKQTEQVMKQLGLQMPVKKLYNPKKPCLADAVVSFGGFCSGVVVSEDGLVFTNHHCGFSSIQQHSSVEHDYLKDGFVARSLEEELPNPELYVRFLLRTENVTKRVLSAAKHAKTESERRVAVDSVMNVIGMEISEKDSTLTGIVDAYYAGNEFWLSVYRDYNDVRLVFAPPSSVGKFGWDTDNWMWPRHTGDFSVFRIYANSKNGPADYSPENVPYHPEYVAPISLDGYKEGSFCMTLGYPGSTERYLSSYGIEEMMNGINQAMIDVRGVKQAVWKREMDRRPDIRIKYASKYDESSNYWKNSIGTNKAIKHLKVLEKKRAAEAALREWIQSHPEEREKLLRLFSSLELNYSNRRETNRALAYFGEAFINGPELVQLALEILNFDFEAEEKQVVSRMKKLLEKYDNLDTAIDKEVFAAMLKEYQGKVDKKYLPAMYQKIDTLYNGNIQTYVDSLYATSQITSPKGLKRFLERDTTYNLIEDPAVALSLDLIVKYYEMNQSISEASEQIEQGERLFNAAMRRMYADRNFYPDANSTMRLSFGTVDGYSPFDGATYDYYTTVKGIFEKVKEHAGDIDFAVQPELLNLLSSGDFGRYANEQGDMSVCFISNNDITGGNSGSAMFNSKGELLGLAFDGNWEAMSSDIVFEPDLQRCIGVDVRYMLFIMEKYGKAGNLVQELKIAR; encoded by the coding sequence ATGAAATTCAGACTAACCGCCATCGTACTTCTCTCTATCTGTCTCTCGAAAGCTTTTGCCGACGAGGGAATGTGGTTGTTGGGAAATCTCAATAAGAACAAACAGACAGAACAAGTAATGAAACAACTTGGCTTGCAGATGCCTGTAAAAAAACTATATAATCCGAAGAAGCCTTGTCTTGCAGATGCTGTAGTGAGCTTCGGAGGCTTTTGTTCGGGGGTGGTTGTTTCCGAAGACGGTTTGGTGTTTACCAACCATCATTGCGGATTCAGCAGCATCCAGCAACATTCTTCGGTGGAACACGATTATCTGAAAGATGGCTTTGTGGCGCGTAGTCTTGAAGAAGAACTGCCGAATCCGGAGTTGTATGTCCGTTTCCTGCTTCGTACGGAAAATGTGACCAAACGGGTATTGTCTGCCGCCAAACATGCTAAAACGGAATCGGAACGCCGGGTAGCTGTCGATTCAGTCATGAATGTAATCGGTATGGAGATTTCGGAAAAGGACTCTACATTGACCGGGATTGTGGATGCTTATTATGCTGGAAATGAGTTTTGGCTTTCCGTTTATCGTGATTATAATGATGTCCGCCTGGTATTTGCTCCCCCTTCTTCCGTCGGAAAGTTCGGGTGGGACACGGATAACTGGATGTGGCCGCGCCATACGGGCGATTTCAGCGTATTTCGCATCTATGCTAATAGCAAGAACGGTCCGGCGGATTATTCTCCGGAAAATGTCCCGTATCACCCCGAATATGTAGCGCCTATCTCTTTGGACGGATATAAGGAAGGCTCGTTCTGCATGACTCTTGGCTATCCGGGAAGTACAGAGCGTTATCTTTCCTCGTATGGCATTGAGGAAATGATGAATGGTATCAATCAGGCTATGATTGATGTGCGTGGGGTAAAACAGGCCGTTTGGAAACGGGAAATGGACCGCCGTCCGGATATCCGTATCAAATATGCTTCCAAATATGATGAAAGCTCCAATTATTGGAAGAATAGTATTGGAACAAATAAAGCTATCAAGCATCTCAAAGTCTTGGAAAAGAAACGGGCTGCTGAGGCTGCGCTCCGTGAATGGATTCAGTCGCATCCCGAAGAGCGGGAAAAACTGCTTCGCCTGTTCTCCTCTTTGGAATTGAATTATAGTAATCGTCGCGAAACAAATCGTGCCTTGGCTTATTTCGGTGAAGCATTTATCAATGGTCCCGAACTGGTTCAGCTTGCGCTTGAGATTCTGAACTTCGACTTTGAGGCGGAAGAGAAGCAGGTGGTAAGCCGCATGAAGAAACTGCTGGAGAAATATGATAATCTGGATACGGCTATTGATAAGGAAGTCTTTGCAGCCATGCTGAAAGAGTACCAAGGGAAAGTGGACAAGAAATATCTTCCTGCCATGTATCAGAAGATAGATACGCTTTACAACGGGAATATCCAGACCTATGTCGATTCTTTGTACGCAACATCCCAAATAACTTCACCAAAGGGGTTGAAACGCTTTCTGGAACGGGATACGACCTATAATCTGATTGAAGACCCTGCCGTAGCTTTAAGCCTCGATCTGATTGTGAAATATTACGAGATGAACCAAAGCATCTCCGAAGCTTCCGAGCAGATAGAGCAAGGTGAACGCTTATTCAACGCCGCTATGCGTCGTATGTATGCCGACCGTAATTTCTATCCCGACGCCAACTCTACCATGCGTCTGAGCTTTGGAACAGTGGATGGTTACTCACCTTTTGACGGAGCTACCTATGACTATTACACGACCGTGAAGGGTATTTTCGAAAAGGTGAAAGAACATGCCGGGGATATTGACTTTGCTGTCCAACCGGAGTTGCTGAATCTGCTTTCTTCCGGTGACTTCGGCAGATATGCCAATGAACAAGGTGATATGAGTGTTTGCTTCATTTCTAATAATGATATTACAGGCGGAAACTCCGGCAGTGCAATGTTCAACAGCAAAGGAGAATTGCTCGGTTTGGCTTTCGATGGAAACTGGGAAGCCATGAGCAGTGATATTGTTTTTGAACCGGATTTGCAGCGTTGTATCGGAGTGGATGTCCGGTATATGCTTTTCATTATGGAAAAATACGGTAAAGCAGGAAATTTGGTACAAGAACTGAAAATAGCCCGATAA
- a CDS encoding DEAD/DEAH box helicase, translating into MKTFEELGVSPEIRRAIEEMGYENPMPVQEEVIPYLLGENNDVVALAQTGTGKTAAFGLPLLQQIDVKNRIPQSLILCPTRELCLQIAGDLNDYSKYIDGLKVLPVYGGSSIDSQIRSLKRGVHIIVATPGRLLDLMERKTVSLATIRNVVMDEADEMLNMGFTDSINAILADVPQERNTLLFSATMSPEIARISKNYLRDAKEITIGRKNESTNNVKHVVYTVQAKDKYEALKRIVDYYPQIYGIIFCRTRKETQEIADKLMQEGYNADSLHGELSQAQRDAVMQKFRIRNLQLLVATDVAARGLDVDDLTHVINYGLPDDTESYTHRSGRTGRAGKTGTSIAIINLRERGKLREIERIIGKKFIAGEMPTAAGICQKQLIKVIDDLEKVKVNEEEIADFMPEIYRKLEWLSKEDLIKRMVSHEFNRFAEYYRHRPEIEQPTSESRGERAGRGDRKEGGFEKRSRKAAPGFNRLFINLGKTDNFFPSDLIGLLNSNTRGRIELGRIDLMQNFSFFEVPENEAVNVVKALSRAKWNGRKVVVEVSSEEGGKGRENGSGERKGGKRFGKGEERAPRYENKDRKSKDASAKGSKPGKKEKPSRAERGYSDARGPKKKDDWQEFFKDKEPDFSEEGWARRKPKK; encoded by the coding sequence ATGAAGACATTTGAAGAGCTTGGCGTTTCTCCGGAGATACGTAGAGCAATTGAAGAAATGGGATACGAGAATCCCATGCCGGTACAAGAGGAAGTGATTCCGTACCTTTTAGGAGAAAATAATGATGTAGTAGCTCTTGCACAGACAGGAACAGGTAAAACAGCCGCATTCGGTCTGCCCTTGCTCCAACAGATTGACGTAAAGAACAGAATTCCACAATCGCTTATCCTCTGCCCTACACGCGAGCTTTGTCTCCAGATAGCGGGAGATTTGAATGATTATTCCAAATACATTGACGGACTGAAAGTATTGCCTGTATATGGCGGTTCTTCCATTGACAGCCAGATACGCAGCCTGAAACGGGGGGTACATATCATCGTAGCCACTCCCGGACGCTTGCTGGACTTGATGGAACGCAAGACTGTTTCCCTGGCTACCATCCGCAACGTCGTAATGGACGAAGCGGACGAGATGCTGAACATGGGATTTACGGATAGCATCAACGCTATTCTGGCTGATGTGCCGCAGGAACGTAATACATTGCTTTTCTCGGCTACTATGAGCCCGGAAATTGCGCGTATTTCAAAGAACTACCTGCGTGATGCCAAAGAAATCACTATCGGCCGTAAGAACGAAAGTACCAACAACGTAAAACACGTTGTCTACACTGTACAGGCTAAAGATAAATACGAAGCGCTAAAACGTATCGTCGATTACTACCCGCAAATATACGGTATCATTTTCTGCCGTACCCGTAAGGAAACCCAGGAAATCGCCGACAAATTAATGCAGGAAGGCTACAATGCCGACTCGCTGCATGGCGAACTTTCACAAGCACAGCGGGACGCTGTTATGCAGAAATTTCGCATCCGTAATCTGCAACTGCTCGTTGCTACGGACGTAGCTGCCCGCGGTCTGGACGTGGACGATTTGACTCACGTTATCAATTACGGCTTGCCTGATGATACGGAAAGCTACACTCACCGTAGCGGACGTACAGGACGTGCCGGAAAGACCGGTACTTCTATCGCTATCATCAATCTCCGCGAAAGAGGTAAGTTAAGAGAAATAGAACGAATCATCGGCAAGAAATTCATTGCCGGAGAGATGCCGACTGCGGCAGGCATTTGCCAGAAGCAGTTGATTAAGGTTATTGATGACCTTGAAAAAGTAAAAGTAAACGAAGAAGAAATCGCGGACTTCATGCCGGAAATCTATCGTAAACTGGAATGGTTGAGTAAGGAAGACTTGATAAAACGAATGGTTTCGCACGAATTCAACCGTTTCGCAGAGTATTACCGTCACCGCCCGGAAATAGAACAACCGACAAGTGAAAGCCGTGGTGAACGTGCCGGAAGAGGTGACCGCAAAGAGGGCGGCTTCGAAAAGAGAAGCCGGAAAGCTGCTCCGGGCTTCAACCGCCTGTTTATCAATCTGGGTAAAACAGACAATTTCTTCCCCAGCGACCTTATCGGCTTGTTGAACAGTAATACACGCGGACGCATCGAATTGGGACGTATTGACCTAATGCAGAACTTCTCTTTCTTCGAAGTTCCTGAGAATGAGGCTGTCAATGTCGTAAAAGCTCTAAGCCGCGCCAAATGGAATGGCCGTAAAGTTGTAGTAGAAGTATCCAGTGAGGAAGGCGGAAAAGGACGTGAAAACGGTTCGGGTGAACGCAAAGGCGGTAAACGATTCGGTAAAGGAGAAGAACGTGCGCCACGCTATGAGAATAAAGACAGAAAATCTAAGGATGCGTCTGCCAAAGGTTCAAAACCCGGAAAGAAAGAAAAACCGAGCCGTGCGGAACGGGGATATTCAGATGCCCGCGGACCTAAAAAGAAAGATGACTGGCAGGAGTTCTTCAAAGATAAGGAACCTGACTTCAGCGAAGAAGGATGGGCACGCAGAAAACCGAAGAAGTAA
- a CDS encoding tyrosine-protein phosphatase, with protein MYKNLFSWLTILLVLPSCSGTPPTISVVCEENNVGNCVIKWETAPVLKGQVKVYASTSPELIPEDSPVAMSKISSGKMTIVTDDPSRRYYYLMVFDNKYRVKVATRNVNIPGIQNFRDLGGYKSVDTGKSVSWGMLYRSAQIDSIPSCSRRELKNIGIRTIIDLRSEGERHNYPQLHDGEFKIVHIPIPTGNMDKILQGIQEEKIKSDTIYRLVERMNRELVTNYRKEFKELFSVLLNRDSYPAVIHCTSGKGRTGIVSALLLAALGVNEDVIMSDYRLSNDYFNIPKASKYAYELPVNSQEAITTIYSAKEDFLNAAKEQIESEYGSVQAYLKKGIGLSAEEIEQLRSILLE; from the coding sequence ATGTACAAGAACCTGTTTAGCTGGCTTACCATTTTGTTAGTGCTCCCGTCCTGCTCCGGCACTCCACCGACCATATCGGTGGTATGTGAAGAAAACAACGTGGGAAACTGCGTGATTAAATGGGAAACGGCTCCGGTACTGAAAGGACAGGTAAAAGTATACGCGTCTACTTCCCCCGAGTTGATTCCCGAAGATTCTCCCGTAGCGATGAGCAAAATATCCAGCGGTAAGATGACCATCGTTACCGACGACCCGTCCCGACGCTATTATTATCTGATGGTGTTCGATAATAAATACCGGGTCAAAGTGGCTACCCGCAACGTTAATATCCCCGGCATCCAGAATTTCCGTGATTTAGGCGGATACAAATCCGTCGATACAGGGAAATCTGTCAGTTGGGGAATGCTCTACCGCTCTGCGCAGATAGACAGTATTCCATCCTGTTCGCGCCGGGAGCTGAAGAATATAGGCATACGGACTATCATAGACTTGCGTTCCGAAGGAGAACGCCACAACTATCCACAGCTCCATGATGGTGAATTTAAGATTGTGCACATTCCCATCCCTACAGGAAATATGGATAAAATCCTGCAAGGAATCCAGGAAGAGAAAATAAAAAGCGATACCATTTATCGCCTGGTGGAGCGGATGAACCGCGAACTGGTGACAAACTACCGGAAAGAATTCAAAGAATTATTCTCTGTCCTGCTCAACCGTGACTCTTATCCGGCTGTGATTCATTGTACATCCGGCAAAGGGCGCACAGGAATCGTTTCCGCCTTACTGCTTGCGGCGCTAGGTGTCAATGAAGACGTGATAATGTCGGACTACCGGCTGAGTAATGATTATTTCAATATTCCCAAGGCTTCAAAATACGCTTACGAATTGCCGGTAAATTCGCAGGAAGCGATAACCACAATCTATTCCGCCAAGGAAGATTTCCTGAATGCCGCAAAGGAACAGATTGAGTCTGAGTATGGAAGCGTACAAGCTTACTTGAAGAAAGGAATCGGACTTTCCGCAGAAGAAATAGAACAGTTGCGCAGCATCCTGCTGGAATAA
- a CDS encoding toxin-antitoxin system YwqK family antitoxin — MIQRIVFFIITSAVYPALFYVIVPWSNSFKDFSESTDPAGGGMAAGFSFYYGCLFSFIIWFVLSTILAHWCVRAWWIGVFALIVGGVAIPVIEAHKKNQADNLLCPYKRCYENGIIREKGYYIGQRSSENKHGKITEYYPDGTVKSVNTYERGVPSGPCESYYLDGKLMVKGGYKGGEWDNGELIGIQDGDWIYYRKDGSVDDERTYAEGKLVSSKNYTLCFDSTGVVCVIATGKPFTGQLDKTGIVDKYLFPNLYSVLVNDGRFDGDFCSYYTTGDDLTVAATATYVDGELNGQLKMYNPDGQLMKSAVYVNGKIEGN; from the coding sequence ATGATTCAAAGAATAGTGTTTTTCATTATTACTTCGGCTGTTTATCCAGCGTTGTTTTATGTTATCGTTCCGTGGAGTAACTCATTCAAGGATTTTAGCGAATCAACGGATCCTGCCGGTGGGGGTATGGCGGCTGGTTTTTCATTCTATTACGGGTGCCTGTTTTCATTCATTATCTGGTTCGTGCTTTCAACCATACTCGCTCATTGGTGTGTGCGGGCATGGTGGATAGGTGTTTTCGCATTGATAGTGGGTGGTGTTGCCATTCCGGTAATAGAAGCTCATAAGAAGAATCAAGCAGACAATTTACTCTGCCCCTATAAAAGGTGCTATGAAAACGGCATAATTCGCGAAAAAGGATATTATATAGGACAAAGGAGTTCTGAGAATAAGCACGGCAAAATTACCGAATACTATCCGGATGGAACGGTAAAGTCTGTCAACACCTACGAAAGAGGTGTGCCGTCAGGTCCTTGCGAATCATACTACCTTGACGGCAAACTGATGGTAAAAGGTGGATATAAAGGTGGTGAGTGGGATAATGGAGAACTAATCGGAATCCAGGACGGAGACTGGATATACTATCGTAAAGACGGCAGTGTGGACGATGAACGTACCTACGCCGAAGGTAAACTGGTTAGTTCTAAAAACTATACTCTTTGCTTTGATTCGACAGGGGTGGTTTGTGTGATTGCCACAGGCAAACCGTTTACGGGGCAACTCGATAAGACCGGAATTGTTGATAAATATCTTTTCCCAAATCTGTATAGCGTATTAGTAAACGATGGCCGGTTTGATGGAGATTTCTGCTCTTATTACACCACAGGGGATGATTTGACCGTCGCTGCAACGGCAACCTACGTCGATGGAGAACTTAATGGTCAACTCAAGATGTATAATCCTGACGGTCAGTTGATGAAAAGTGCGGTATATGTCAATGGAAAAATCGAAGGTAACTAA
- a CDS encoding carbohydrate kinase family protein, whose protein sequence is MRKVIGIGETILDIIFRGDQPSAAVPGGSVFNGIVSLGRMGINVGFISETGNDRVGNIILQFMRDNNIPTDHVNVFPDGKSPVSLAFLNEQSDAEYIFYKDYPKQRLDVLFPKLEEDDIVMVGSYYALNPVLREKILELLDQAREKKAIIYYDPNFRSSHKNEAMKLAPTIIENLEYADIVRGSLEDFLYMYGMQDADKIYKDKIKFYCPRFVCTAGGEKVSLRTNLVNKDYPIEPLEAVSTIGAGDNFNAGLIYGLLKYDVRYRDLDNLSEEVWDKIIRCGKDFAAEVCRSFSNSVSVEFAERYMPI, encoded by the coding sequence ATGCGAAAAGTAATCGGTATCGGAGAAACTATCCTCGACATCATCTTTCGAGGTGACCAGCCTTCCGCAGCCGTACCGGGAGGCTCTGTGTTCAACGGCATCGTATCCTTAGGACGGATGGGAATAAACGTCGGTTTCATCAGCGAAACCGGCAATGACCGTGTAGGAAACATCATCCTGCAATTCATGCGTGACAACAATATCCCGACCGACCACGTAAATGTATTCCCCGACGGGAAATCACCGGTATCCCTGGCTTTTCTCAATGAGCAAAGTGATGCCGAATACATCTTCTACAAGGATTACCCCAAGCAACGTCTCGATGTCCTGTTCCCCAAACTGGAAGAGGACGATATTGTCATGGTAGGCTCCTACTACGCCCTGAATCCGGTATTGCGGGAAAAGATTCTCGAACTGCTCGACCAGGCACGTGAGAAGAAAGCCATTATCTACTATGACCCCAACTTCCGCTCTTCACACAAGAACGAAGCGATGAAACTGGCACCGACCATCATCGAAAACCTGGAGTATGCGGACATTGTGCGCGGTTCACTGGAAGACTTCCTCTATATGTACGGCATGCAGGACGCGGATAAGATATACAAGGACAAAATCAAATTCTACTGCCCCCGGTTTGTCTGTACCGCAGGCGGGGAGAAAGTGTCGCTGCGCACCAACCTGGTCAACAAAGATTATCCGATAGAGCCGCTGGAAGCTGTCAGCACCATCGGAGCAGGTGACAATTTTAACGCAGGACTGATTTACGGACTATTAAAATATGATGTCCGCTACCGCGACCTGGATAATCTGAGCGAAGAAGTATGGGATAAAATTATCCGGTGCGGAAAAGACTTCGCAGCCGAGGTTTGCCGTAGTTTCAGCAATTCAGTTTCGGTGGAGTTTGCAGAAAGGTACATGCCGATATAA
- a CDS encoding SIS domain-containing protein — MIDSIKQLLQQEAQAVLNIPVTDAYEKAVQLIVEQIHQKKGKLVTSGMGKAGQIAMNIATTFCSTGIPSVFLHPSEAQHGDLGILQKNDLLLLISNSGKTREIVELTRLAHNLDPDLKFIVITGNPDSPLAHESDVCLSTGKPAEVCTLGMTPTTSTTAMTVIGDILVVQTMKTTQFTIEEYSKRHHGGYLGEKSRSLCEK; from the coding sequence ATGATAGACTCCATCAAACAACTCTTGCAACAGGAAGCACAAGCCGTGCTCAATATCCCTGTAACAGACGCTTATGAGAAAGCCGTACAACTGATTGTAGAACAAATACACCAGAAAAAGGGAAAACTGGTAACTTCCGGTATGGGAAAAGCCGGACAAATAGCCATGAACATCGCTACCACTTTCTGTTCCACCGGTATCCCGTCCGTTTTCCTGCATCCCAGTGAGGCACAACACGGAGACTTGGGTATCTTGCAGAAAAACGATTTGCTCCTGCTTATCTCCAACTCCGGCAAAACGCGCGAAATCGTTGAATTAACACGCCTTGCCCATAATCTGGATCCGGACTTGAAGTTTATCGTTATTACCGGAAACCCCGACAGTCCGCTGGCACATGAATCGGATGTCTGCCTGAGTACCGGCAAACCGGCCGAGGTCTGCACCTTAGGCATGACGCCTACTACCTCGACTACCGCTATGACCGTTATCGGTGATATCCTGGTGGTACAGACCATGAAAACAACCCAATTCACGATAGAAGAATATTCAAAACGTCATCATGGCGGTTATCTGGGCGAAAAATCAAGGTCACTATGCGAAAAGTAA
- a CDS encoding TIGR00730 family Rossman fold protein yields MEKIGIFCSASENIDKMYFESACRIGEWIGQTGKTLIYGGANLGLMECVARAVKENGGKVIGVVPAKLEEKGSVSTCLDEVIHTHNLSDRKDIMTEKSDILVALPGGVGTFDEIFHVIAAASIGYHQKKVVFYNEYGFYDELLKALKTLEDKGFARQPFSTYYEITNTLEELKEKIN; encoded by the coding sequence ATGGAAAAGATAGGAATATTCTGTTCTGCCTCAGAAAACATTGACAAAATGTACTTCGAAAGCGCCTGCCGAATCGGCGAATGGATAGGACAGACAGGCAAAACGTTGATTTACGGAGGAGCCAACCTCGGACTGATGGAATGCGTAGCCCGTGCCGTGAAAGAAAACGGCGGAAAGGTCATCGGGGTAGTCCCTGCCAAACTGGAAGAGAAAGGCAGTGTAAGCACCTGTCTGGACGAAGTGATTCATACTCACAATCTGAGCGACCGGAAGGACATCATGACCGAGAAATCGGATATACTGGTAGCATTGCCGGGTGGTGTAGGCACATTCGATGAAATATTCCATGTGATAGCCGCCGCTTCTATCGGATACCATCAGAAAAAGGTCGTATTTTACAACGAATACGGTTTCTACGACGAACTGTTGAAAGCTCTCAAGACATTAGAAGACAAAGGGTTTGCCCGCCAACCCTTTTCTACTTATTACGAAATAACAAACACTCTGGAAGAATTAAAAGAAAAAATAAACTGA
- a CDS encoding M16 family metallopeptidase, producing the protein MQSNEYRLPNGLRIIHEPTLSKVAYCGFAIDAGTRDEAENEQGMAHFVEHLIFKGTEKRKAWHILNRMENVGGDLNAYTNKEETVVYSAFLTEHLERALELLGDIVFHSTFPQHEIEKETEVIIDEIQSYEDTPSELIFDDFEDMIFRNHPLGRNILGKPELLRSFRTEDVLSFTRRFYQPGNMVFFIQGQYDFKKIIRLAEKYLSDIPAVEVTNRRVPPPLYVPEHLTIAKDTHQAHVMIGSRGYNAYDDKRTALYLLNNILGGPGMNSKLNVALRERRGLVYNVESNLTSYTDTGAFCIYFGTDVEDMDTCLKLTYKELKRMRDTKMTSSQLAAAKKQLIGQIGVASDNFENNALGMAKTYLHYHKYESSELVFKRIDALTAEQLLEVANEMFAEEYLSTLVYK; encoded by the coding sequence ATGCAATCTAACGAATATAGACTCCCCAATGGTTTGCGTATTATCCATGAACCGACTCTCTCAAAAGTAGCTTATTGTGGTTTTGCCATTGATGCCGGAACGCGTGATGAGGCGGAGAACGAGCAGGGGATGGCTCACTTCGTGGAGCATCTCATTTTTAAAGGGACGGAGAAACGGAAAGCCTGGCATATCCTCAACCGGATGGAGAATGTAGGCGGTGACCTGAATGCTTACACCAATAAGGAAGAGACGGTAGTCTATTCCGCTTTCCTGACCGAACATTTGGAGCGGGCTCTCGAATTATTGGGGGATATTGTATTTCATTCTACCTTTCCCCAGCATGAGATAGAGAAAGAGACGGAAGTCATTATTGATGAAATCCAGTCGTATGAAGATACTCCTTCGGAACTGATATTCGACGATTTTGAGGATATGATATTCCGCAATCATCCGTTGGGAAGGAATATCCTGGGCAAACCGGAACTGTTGCGGAGTTTCCGCACCGAAGACGTCCTTTCGTTTACCCGCCGGTTTTATCAGCCGGGGAATATGGTGTTCTTCATCCAGGGGCAATATGACTTTAAGAAGATAATCCGTCTGGCGGAGAAATATCTGTCGGATATTCCCGCAGTGGAAGTAACCAACCGTCGTGTTCCCCCGCCGCTTTATGTTCCCGAACATTTGACGATAGCCAAGGATACGCATCAGGCACACGTGATGATTGGCAGCCGTGGGTATAATGCCTATGACGACAAGCGTACGGCTCTCTATCTATTGAATAATATCCTCGGTGGCCCCGGCATGAACAGCAAACTGAATGTAGCTCTTCGTGAGCGTAGGGGGCTGGTTTATAATGTTGAATCCAACCTGACCTCTTATACTGATACAGGGGCTTTCTGCATCTACTTCGGAACCGATGTTGAAGATATGGACACTTGCCTGAAACTGACTTATAAAGAACTAAAACGAATGCGGGACACGAAGATGACCTCTTCCCAATTGGCCGCAGCCAAGAAACAACTTATCGGGCAAATAGGGGTGGCATCCGATAATTTCGAGAATAATGCGCTGGGGATGGCAAAGACATACCTGCACTATCACAAGTACGAATCATCCGAATTGGTCTTCAAGCGCATAGACGCATTGACGGCAGAACAATTACTGGAAGTTGCCAATGAAATGTTTGCAGAAGAGTATTTGTCTACGTTGGTATATAAGTAA
- a CDS encoding SGNH/GDSL hydrolase family protein, translating to MKNLTRKVRICLGLLMLPLAVAGQQKNNFTYTPAQELLLVGKATSEGEYFHRVDTAKYHSMPPKVKKLFTNSAGLAISFTTNSPVIKAKWTVPDNPQLPNLTRIAQKGLDLYIKRDGKWQFAGVGMPGGMTTERVLVDNMGSGEKECLLYLPLYDELKSLEIGVPADSYIRKGQNPFKEKIVVYGSSILQGASASRPGMAYPARLSRSSGYNFINLGLSGNGKMEKEVAEMLANIDADAFILDCIPNPSPKEITERAVDFIMTLRKKHPNTPIIVIQTLIRETGNFNLKARENVKRQNEAIAEQVEVLRKKGVKNLYFIKEDRFLGTDHEGTIDGTHPNDLGFDRMLKKYKPAISKILKIKFKDE from the coding sequence ATGAAAAACTTAACACGGAAAGTCCGGATTTGCTTGGGTTTGTTGATGCTTCCCCTTGCCGTGGCCGGACAACAGAAAAACAATTTTACCTATACGCCGGCTCAAGAACTCCTGCTGGTAGGTAAGGCAACATCAGAAGGTGAATATTTCCATCGGGTAGACACCGCGAAGTATCACTCAATGCCACCCAAAGTGAAGAAACTTTTCACGAACTCTGCCGGACTGGCAATCTCTTTTACTACGAACAGTCCGGTGATAAAAGCCAAATGGACTGTTCCGGATAACCCACAGCTACCCAATCTGACACGTATTGCTCAGAAAGGACTGGACTTGTATATCAAGCGGGATGGAAAATGGCAGTTTGCCGGAGTAGGAATGCCGGGTGGCATGACTACGGAAAGGGTGCTTGTCGATAATATGGGTTCCGGAGAAAAAGAATGCCTGCTGTACCTGCCTTTGTACGATGAACTGAAAAGTCTTGAAATAGGAGTGCCTGCCGATTCGTATATACGTAAAGGGCAGAACCCTTTCAAAGAGAAAATCGTAGTGTACGGGTCGAGCATTTTGCAGGGAGCGTCTGCCAGTCGTCCCGGTATGGCTTATCCGGCACGCCTGTCCCGTAGCAGCGGATATAATTTCATCAATTTGGGATTGAGTGGCAACGGAAAGATGGAGAAAGAAGTTGCTGAAATGCTGGCGAATATTGACGCAGATGCCTTTATACTGGACTGTATCCCTAATCCTTCACCGAAAGAGATAACCGAGCGTGCCGTTGATTTTATAATGACATTGCGGAAGAAGCATCCGAATACTCCTATTATCGTGATACAGACATTGATACGCGAAACTGGAAACTTCAATCTGAAAGCCCGTGAGAATGTAAAACGGCAGAATGAAGCCATTGCCGAACAGGTAGAAGTACTCCGTAAGAAAGGTGTGAAGAACCTGTATTTCATAAAAGAAGACCGTTTCCTGGGGACAGACCATGAAGGAACGATTGACGGAACCCATCCCAATGATTTGGGATTCGACCGGATGTTGAAGAAGTATAAACCGGCTATCAGCAAGATTCTGAAGATTAAGTTCAAGGATGAATAA